One genomic segment of Thermodesulfobacterium sp. TA1 includes these proteins:
- a CDS encoding YlxR family protein — MVKKGHIPERTCVFCKKRAPKTDFFRFTNQKGNLVFDPEQKLEGRGAYLCKECFDKKDNLKVRAKLLRALRLNLSSDE, encoded by the coding sequence TTGGTTAAAAAAGGACATATTCCTGAAAGAACCTGTGTTTTTTGTAAAAAAAGGGCGCCTAAGACCGATTTTTTTAGGTTTACAAACCAAAAAGGCAACCTTGTTTTTGACCCAGAGCAAAAGCTCGAAGGTAGAGGTGCCTACTTATGTAAAGAATGTTTTGATAAAAAAGACAACCTTAAAGTTAGGGCTAAACTTTTAAGGGCTTTAAGATTAAATCTTTCTTCAGATGAATAA
- a CDS encoding type III pantothenate kinase, whose protein sequence is MLLTVDIGNTATTCGFFAENGQLKALFSFKTEVPVSAEELLVKLKAYLDLYQIPLKDIKGLSIACVVPPVLNWWVELGRRWLAKEVLIANHETVNIPLDLLYPCEVGADRLVNALSGWEKYKGPLIIVDFGTAITFDCISSTGVYLGGAIAPGIFIATEALFKGTAKLPKIDLSEPLSQVIGKDTVSALKSGLLIGFAGLTDTLVKKLSEEMGSNPKVIATGGLAKFLVPLTTTIEKIDPYLTLEGLYFLWKNRLK, encoded by the coding sequence ATGCTTCTTACTGTTGACATAGGCAACACCGCTACCACCTGTGGTTTTTTTGCAGAAAACGGACAGCTAAAAGCCCTTTTTAGTTTTAAAACCGAAGTTCCCGTTTCAGCTGAAGAATTATTGGTAAAACTAAAAGCCTATTTAGACCTCTATCAGATACCCCTTAAAGACATAAAAGGTTTATCGATAGCCTGTGTGGTTCCTCCTGTTTTAAACTGGTGGGTTGAATTAGGTAGAAGATGGTTAGCTAAAGAGGTATTGATAGCAAATCATGAGACCGTAAACATTCCTTTAGACCTCCTTTATCCTTGCGAGGTTGGGGCAGACCGATTAGTTAATGCGCTTTCAGGATGGGAAAAATATAAAGGTCCTTTGATTATAGTTGATTTTGGTACAGCCATAACCTTTGATTGTATCTCTTCTACCGGGGTCTACCTTGGCGGTGCAATCGCTCCAGGAATTTTTATCGCTACCGAGGCTTTATTTAAAGGCACAGCTAAACTTCCCAAAATAGACCTAAGCGAGCCTCTTTCACAGGTTATCGGCAAAGATACTGTCTCAGCCTTAAAAAGCGGGCTTTTAATCGGTTTTGCCGGGCTTACTGATACCTTAGTAAAAAAACTTTCTGAAGAAATGGGTAGCAATCCTAAGGTTATAGCTACTGGAGGTTTAGCTAAGTTTTTAGTTCCTCTTACTACCACGATAGAAAAAATAGACCCCTATCTTACCCTGGAAGGGCTTTATTTTCTATGGAAAAATCGGTTAAAATAG
- the pheA gene encoding prephenate dehydratase produces the protein MNKEDLKKLRHKIDKIDDQILFLLKKRLELAKTIGKLKEELGSQSLDLIREREVLTRVLKQNQGLFPEEALKVIYSEIIKACRSVQEKIKVAYLGPEATFSHIAALEYFGTSAELIPVETILDVFEEVSSERAKFGVVPIENSIEGVVATTLDAIYEYGLKVCGEIYQSISHHLLNQTGRLEDIKKVLSHPQAIAQCRKWLRKKLPNVPVDTVPSTALAAKWAAVDEKVAAISSLMAAKLYHLQVVAKNIEDIKGNSTRFWIIGKEEMPFTGKDKTSLIFSVSDRPGALFEVLGCFAKRKINLTKIESRPSKNEPWKYIFFLDCEGHIEEPAVKECIEEMKNHCLQVIWLGSYPKGQA, from the coding sequence ATGAATAAAGAAGACCTTAAAAAACTAAGGCATAAGATAGATAAAATAGACGACCAGATTCTTTTCCTGTTAAAAAAGCGTTTAGAATTAGCCAAAACCATAGGTAAGCTAAAAGAGGAACTTGGGTCCCAAAGTTTAGACCTTATTAGAGAAAGAGAGGTTTTAACCAGAGTTCTTAAACAGAATCAAGGACTTTTCCCAGAAGAAGCCTTAAAGGTTATTTATTCTGAAATTATAAAGGCTTGTAGAAGCGTTCAAGAAAAGATTAAAGTAGCCTATCTTGGACCTGAAGCTACCTTTAGCCATATAGCAGCCTTAGAATATTTTGGGACTTCTGCTGAGCTTATTCCAGTAGAAACCATATTAGATGTTTTTGAAGAGGTTTCAAGTGAGAGGGCTAAGTTTGGTGTGGTGCCGATAGAAAACTCTATCGAAGGGGTTGTGGCTACCACCCTTGATGCTATTTATGAGTATGGATTAAAGGTCTGCGGAGAGATTTACCAGTCTATTTCTCACCATTTGTTAAATCAAACAGGTAGGCTTGAGGATATAAAAAAGGTGCTTTCTCATCCACAGGCTATAGCTCAATGTAGAAAATGGCTAAGAAAAAAGCTACCTAATGTGCCTGTGGATACAGTGCCTTCAACCGCGCTTGCGGCTAAATGGGCGGCGGTAGATGAAAAGGTGGCTGCTATCTCAAGCCTTATGGCAGCTAAGCTCTATCATCTTCAGGTGGTGGCTAAAAACATAGAAGACATAAAAGGCAATTCCACCAGATTTTGGATTATAGGAAAAGAAGAAATGCCTTTTACTGGTAAAGATAAAACTTCTCTTATTTTTAGTGTTTCAGACAGACCAGGTGCTTTGTTTGAGGTTTTAGGTTGTTTTGCCAAAAGAAAGATAAACCTTACTAAAATAGAAAGTAGACCTTCTAAAAACGAACCTTGGAAATACATTTTCTTTCTTGATTGTGAAGGTCATATTGAAGAACCGGCGGTTAAAGAATGTATAGAAGAGATGAAAAACCACTGTCTGCAGGTAATTTGGTTAGGCTCCTATCCGAAAGGGCAAGCTTAA
- the rimP gene encoding ribosome maturation factor RimP — MIEKDLKEKIRELVEIPIIKKGLELVDLEWRRERNGWVLRLFIDKPGGVTIGDCAKVSEMVGKILDKEDLIHRSYNLEVSSPGIERPLVKKEDFERFRGEKAKVVLKTPLEGRKNFSGIILGIEEDFLLLEIDQKVWRLPLNEVKKANLQPELKF, encoded by the coding sequence ATGATAGAAAAAGACTTAAAAGAAAAGATTAGGGAGCTGGTTGAGATACCTATTATAAAAAAAGGTTTAGAATTGGTAGACCTTGAATGGAGAAGGGAAAGAAACGGTTGGGTTTTAAGGTTGTTTATAGACAAACCTGGAGGGGTTACGATAGGAGATTGTGCCAAAGTTAGTGAAATGGTTGGTAAAATTTTAGATAAAGAAGACCTTATTCATCGTTCATACAATTTAGAAGTCTCTTCTCCAGGGATAGAAAGACCGTTGGTCAAAAAAGAGGATTTTGAAAGATTTCGAGGAGAAAAAGCTAAGGTGGTCCTCAAAACCCCTTTAGAAGGGCGTAAAAATTTTTCAGGGATTATTCTAGGAATAGAAGAAGACTTTTTATTGTTAGAAATAGACCAAAAGGTTTGGAGGTTGCCTTTAAACGAGGTTAAAAAAGCTAATCTCCAGCCAGAGTTAAAATTTTAA
- a CDS encoding 50S ribosomal protein L11 methyltransferase yields the protein MLKGKHKIYKDLYVYVLKPAHPKLTQLEDEDFIGLWEEDGMAILFFHCPKDELIEKLINRYSLKVYAKDVIPYNQWIENRFPQPIKIGNLTIAPVWVEGNWDLVFDPSVVFGEGRHPTTSMMLELSWELYDRFDRPKTVLDIGCGSGILTLFWAKLGAKVFAVDLNPLCVKVTQHNLRLNNLLDQATLKQGNILDLLPIESEVVLGNLYRLLLLKLFENQHFWQAKYYLLSGFNEEMEKELLEKVANLPLQLLIRKTSQTWVCWLLKNLAKGG from the coding sequence ATGCTAAAAGGCAAACATAAGATCTACAAAGACCTTTATGTATACGTTTTAAAACCTGCGCATCCCAAATTAACCCAACTCGAAGATGAAGATTTTATAGGTCTTTGGGAAGAAGACGGGATGGCGATTCTCTTTTTTCACTGTCCTAAAGACGAGCTGATAGAAAAGCTTATTAATCGGTACAGTTTGAAAGTTTATGCAAAAGATGTTATCCCTTATAACCAATGGATTGAAAACAGATTCCCCCAACCTATTAAAATAGGTAATCTTACTATAGCACCTGTTTGGGTTGAAGGAAACTGGGATTTAGTATTTGACCCAAGCGTGGTTTTTGGGGAAGGGAGACATCCTACAACCTCTATGATGCTTGAGTTGAGTTGGGAGCTTTATGATCGCTTTGACAGACCTAAAACCGTGTTAGACATAGGTTGTGGAAGCGGGATTTTAACCCTTTTTTGGGCAAAGCTTGGTGCTAAGGTCTTTGCGGTTGACTTAAACCCTCTTTGTGTAAAGGTTACCCAACACAATCTGCGCTTAAACAATCTGTTAGACCAAGCCACACTAAAACAAGGGAACATCTTAGACCTTTTACCGATAGAGTCTGAAGTAGTCCTTGGAAACCTTTACCGCCTTCTTTTGCTTAAACTTTTTGAAAACCAACATTTTTGGCAGGCAAAGTATTATCTCCTTTCAGGGTTTAACGAAGAAATGGAAAAAGAACTCTTAGAAAAGGTTGCAAACCTTCCTTTACAATTACTTATAAGGAAAACTTCTCAAACCTGGGTTTGTTGGCTGTTAAAAAACCTGGCTAAAGGAGGTTAG
- the nusA gene encoding transcription termination factor NusA, whose translation MQQGDLKKVIEALSKEKGLSKEVLIEALLEGIKTAAKKKFGNKVKIEVKYDEETGTIDIYKLKEVVSQVSNPETEVALEDLQKMGIEAKIGDLIGEKIELQELGRIAAQIVKQLFSQKVRLAEKQIVYEEFKHKLGDIVSGYVHRFDKRGVILAVGRAEALLPEEEQVPGEKYIRGNRLKALLIEVYRQQEPQLVVSRSHPAFVKKLFEKEVPEIQEGIVKIVSVAREPGSRTKIAVTSNNPNIDPVGACIGVRGSRISIVLEEINLASKADKREYREKIDVVLWDPDPAKFVYNALAPAECSKVIVDEKSKLLEVVVPDDQLSLAIGKKGENVKLASKLVGWKIDILSETQFLRRQEPEFLKLIKVTGLSDEVAGYLYEAGIKDLKTLLETPAEKIAELTKLSLDQVEQILEKAKKEQVG comes from the coding sequence ATGCAGCAGGGAGACCTTAAAAAGGTTATAGAGGCTTTAAGTAAGGAAAAAGGACTTTCTAAAGAGGTATTGATTGAAGCTCTGTTAGAAGGTATAAAGACAGCAGCGAAAAAGAAATTCGGCAACAAAGTTAAAATAGAGGTAAAATACGACGAAGAGACCGGAACGATAGACATTTACAAGCTAAAAGAGGTAGTATCCCAAGTCTCTAATCCGGAAACAGAAGTAGCTTTAGAAGATTTACAAAAAATGGGAATAGAGGCTAAGATAGGAGACCTTATAGGAGAAAAAATAGAACTGCAAGAACTTGGAAGGATCGCTGCTCAGATAGTAAAGCAGCTTTTTTCCCAAAAAGTAAGACTGGCGGAAAAACAGATTGTTTATGAAGAGTTTAAGCATAAACTTGGAGACATTGTAAGTGGATATGTTCACAGGTTTGACAAAAGAGGGGTAATTTTGGCTGTAGGCAGAGCAGAGGCCCTTCTTCCTGAAGAAGAACAAGTTCCTGGAGAAAAATACATTAGAGGAAACCGTCTAAAAGCTCTGTTGATAGAGGTTTACAGACAACAAGAACCTCAGTTGGTAGTTTCTCGTTCTCATCCTGCCTTTGTAAAAAAACTTTTTGAAAAGGAGGTCCCTGAAATACAAGAAGGGATTGTAAAAATCGTATCTGTAGCCAGAGAACCTGGTTCAAGGACAAAAATAGCGGTTACCTCTAATAACCCAAACATAGACCCTGTAGGAGCTTGCATAGGAGTTAGAGGTTCTCGTATTTCGATAGTTTTAGAGGAAATAAACTTGGCTTCTAAAGCCGATAAAAGAGAATATAGAGAAAAGATAGATGTGGTGCTGTGGGACCCTGACCCAGCTAAGTTTGTTTACAACGCCTTAGCCCCTGCGGAGTGTAGCAAGGTAATAGTAGATGAAAAAAGCAAGTTGTTAGAGGTAGTAGTCCCTGATGACCAGTTATCCCTTGCGATAGGAAAAAAAGGAGAAAACGTTAAGCTTGCATCTAAGCTAGTAGGTTGGAAAATAGACATTTTAAGTGAAACCCAATTTTTAAGAAGGCAAGAACCGGAGTTTTTGAAACTTATTAAAGTAACAGGTCTTTCAGACGAAGTAGCCGGCTATTTATACGAAGCAGGTATAAAAGACCTAAAAACTCTCTTAGAAACCCCTGCCGAAAAAATAGCAGAACTTACCAAATTAAGTTTAGACCAGGTAGAGCAAATTTTAGAAAAAGCTAAAAAAGAACAAGTTGGTTAA
- a CDS encoding chemotaxis protein CheW — protein sequence MDIVKKEDEKVLLSKEKDQKLAVKETITFVTFYLGNFLCGIPAELIMEINKDTEITPVPLADDYILGIMNLRGQIVTVMDLAKRVNLKEQIKPTINLIIKNEGEAPVSFVVERIGDILEVPFDKVEKPPEKVEGISKEYIKNVYQLPDKILLIFDVDKLL from the coding sequence ATGGATATTGTAAAAAAAGAAGATGAAAAAGTTCTTTTATCTAAGGAAAAAGATCAAAAGTTGGCGGTAAAAGAAACGATAACCTTTGTTACCTTTTATTTAGGCAACTTTTTGTGCGGAATCCCAGCAGAATTAATCATGGAGATAAACAAAGATACTGAAATAACCCCGGTTCCTTTAGCAGATGATTATATTTTAGGGATTATGAATTTAAGAGGCCAAATAGTAACGGTGATGGACCTTGCTAAAAGGGTTAACTTAAAAGAACAGATTAAGCCTACGATTAACCTTATCATAAAAAACGAAGGAGAGGCCCCAGTATCTTTTGTAGTAGAAAGGATAGGAGACATTTTAGAAGTCCCCTTTGATAAGGTAGAAAAACCACCAGAAAAAGTGGAAGGTATTTCTAAGGAATACATAAAAAACGTATATCAACTTCCTGATAAGATATTACTTATCTTTGATGTAGATAAACTGCTTTAG
- a CDS encoding chemotaxis protein CheW — MVFDEDILQDFLVEAKEAITNLEEGFLELEKDKENLEVIRSLFRSMHSLKGASGFFGFKSLESIAHFSEDILSKIRDGLLKPEEDIIDMLLKAVDWIKFIVQHLETQKEEPIDDNLLEFLVSLSNFTEKLKKRIEGKEEPMQKASQEPSQETTQEPNAQEPTEEVPQEVEKVEVKEETDKEEEEEKKKEEEPKAVAEKAVAERVVSEKEKKEIPQTATPHVELTETHIKVDVKLLDTLMNLAGELVLARNRVVQLAQKILDDDLTRSVQALSMITTEIQETIMKTRMQPIGMVFNKFPRIVRDLAKSLGKKVNLHLEGTETELDRSIIESIKDPLTHLVRNAIDHGIEPPELRVQMGKREEGTLYLRAYQEGGQVVIEIEDDGRGIDVEKIRKKAVEKGFLTLEEAQRARESDLLQLIFKPGFSTAEKVTQVSGRGVGMDVVKTNIEKLGGTIEINTIYGKGTTVRIKIPLTLAIIPALIVTSHGWRYAIPQVNLKELVSIDPEKDLLKVGDTEFYRLRGEIIPVLKLTEILKQGSRDGVSKDGLSKNLVILTTGERVLGLLVDEILNSEEIVVKPLGKWFKDIPVYSGATIMGDGALALILDVVGLSKYIGLSVEEVEKRHDMKGVTIKTSKEETYFLLLFDVGPDRLALPIALISRLDKVKAEELQIVGGKEVILYEEKVVPVIRLENYLPLQGLPYQDQYTVLFFTERDKTCAILCSAVVDTFETTLEIEEGLYNHPGILGHKIIDGKTVLFIDIYKVIEMYDPEWFIVKIKEEEIHVKRILLAEDSPFFRNMMKNYLSAMGFEVVCVENGREALEKLNIDPHFDLIITDIEMPEMDGFELLKELRANPQFSKLPVIVVTALAGEDIKKKVFELGANGYEVKLQRDQVLERINQLLS, encoded by the coding sequence ATGGTATTTGATGAAGATATTTTACAAGATTTCTTAGTCGAAGCAAAAGAGGCAATAACTAATTTAGAAGAAGGTTTTCTTGAATTAGAGAAAGATAAGGAAAATTTAGAGGTCATTCGTTCTCTTTTTAGGTCTATGCATTCGCTAAAAGGGGCTTCAGGGTTTTTTGGTTTTAAATCTCTGGAATCTATCGCCCATTTTTCAGAAGATATCCTTTCTAAAATCAGAGATGGTCTTCTCAAACCCGAAGAAGATATAATCGATATGTTGCTTAAGGCGGTTGACTGGATAAAGTTTATCGTTCAACATTTAGAAACCCAAAAAGAAGAACCTATAGACGATAATCTACTTGAGTTTTTAGTAAGCTTATCTAACTTTACAGAAAAGCTTAAAAAAAGGATAGAAGGTAAAGAAGAACCTATGCAAAAGGCCTCTCAAGAACCTTCTCAAGAAACAACCCAAGAACCTAACGCACAAGAACCTACCGAAGAAGTCCCTCAAGAAGTTGAAAAGGTTGAGGTTAAAGAAGAAACAGATAAGGAAGAAGAAGAAGAAAAGAAAAAAGAGGAAGAACCTAAAGCGGTTGCAGAAAAAGCAGTTGCGGAAAGAGTTGTCAGCGAAAAAGAGAAGAAAGAAATCCCTCAAACTGCAACCCCCCATGTTGAGCTAACAGAGACTCATATCAAGGTAGACGTAAAACTTCTTGATACCCTTATGAATTTAGCAGGAGAGTTGGTGTTAGCCAGAAACCGCGTGGTTCAGCTTGCACAAAAAATACTGGATGATGACCTTACCAGAAGCGTTCAGGCTCTTTCCATGATTACTACTGAGATACAAGAAACCATCATGAAAACGAGAATGCAGCCTATAGGTATGGTCTTTAACAAGTTCCCAAGGATTGTAAGGGATCTTGCTAAATCCTTAGGAAAAAAAGTAAACCTTCATCTTGAGGGAACAGAGACCGAGTTAGACCGTTCAATCATTGAATCCATCAAAGATCCTTTGACCCATTTAGTTAGAAACGCTATAGACCATGGTATAGAGCCCCCTGAATTAAGGGTTCAAATGGGGAAAAGAGAAGAAGGAACCCTGTATTTAAGGGCTTATCAAGAAGGCGGACAAGTGGTCATAGAAATAGAAGATGACGGAAGAGGAATAGATGTTGAAAAAATCCGCAAGAAAGCGGTAGAAAAAGGCTTTTTAACCTTAGAAGAAGCTCAAAGAGCTCGAGAAAGCGATTTACTGCAGCTTATTTTTAAGCCAGGCTTTTCTACCGCTGAAAAGGTTACCCAAGTCTCAGGTCGTGGCGTCGGGATGGATGTAGTTAAAACAAACATCGAGAAATTAGGAGGAACGATCGAAATAAATACCATCTATGGTAAAGGCACTACGGTTAGGATTAAAATACCTCTTACCCTTGCGATTATCCCTGCTTTAATCGTTACTTCTCATGGTTGGCGCTATGCTATTCCGCAGGTTAATTTAAAAGAGCTGGTTAGCATTGACCCTGAAAAAGACCTTCTTAAGGTAGGAGATACAGAGTTTTATAGACTAAGAGGAGAAATCATACCAGTCTTAAAATTAACCGAAATCTTAAAACAAGGGTCTCGTGATGGGGTATCTAAAGATGGATTATCTAAAAATTTAGTTATTTTAACCACTGGAGAGAGGGTGTTAGGACTGCTGGTTGATGAAATCTTAAACTCTGAAGAAATCGTGGTAAAACCCTTAGGAAAATGGTTTAAAGATATACCGGTTTATTCAGGTGCTACCATCATGGGTGATGGTGCATTGGCGTTAATACTTGATGTGGTTGGACTTTCTAAATATATAGGATTAAGTGTAGAAGAGGTAGAGAAACGTCATGACATGAAAGGTGTCACCATCAAAACCTCTAAAGAAGAAACCTATTTCTTACTTCTCTTTGACGTAGGACCTGACCGTTTGGCATTACCTATAGCCCTTATTTCAAGGCTTGACAAAGTAAAAGCAGAAGAACTACAGATTGTAGGAGGAAAAGAGGTTATTCTTTATGAAGAAAAGGTGGTTCCAGTTATCAGACTTGAAAACTACCTACCTTTGCAAGGACTTCCTTATCAAGACCAGTATACCGTCCTTTTCTTTACCGAAAGAGACAAGACTTGTGCTATCCTTTGTTCGGCTGTAGTTGATACTTTTGAAACCACCCTTGAAATAGAAGAAGGTTTGTATAACCATCCTGGGATATTAGGACATAAGATTATAGACGGAAAAACCGTTCTTTTTATAGACATTTATAAAGTTATAGAAATGTATGATCCAGAGTGGTTTATCGTCAAAATAAAAGAAGAGGAAATACATGTTAAGAGGATTTTATTGGCAGAGGATTCACCTTTCTTTAGAAATATGATGAAAAATTACCTTTCTGCTATGGGGTTTGAGGTGGTTTGTGTAGAAAACGGACGCGAAGCTTTAGAAAAATTAAACATTGACCCACACTTTGATTTAATAATAACAGACATTGAGATGCCTGAGATGGACGGCTTTGAGCTGTTAAAAGAACTAAGGGCAAATCCACAGTTTAGCAAACTTCCAGTAATCGTAGTTACCGCCCTTGCAGGAGAGGACATTAAGAAGAAGGTGTTTGAACTCGGTGCAAACGGTTATGAAGTAAAACTTCAAAGAGACCAGGTGCTTGAAAGGATTAATCAGCTTTTAAGCTAA
- a CDS encoding M48 family metallopeptidase produces MFYEDLIYLWVGFLLFELFPETSFSFPISFLVLKEILFVLTLLFCKKFLRSKEFSIVMFNFFNLLVMGLFVVDLGLFGVKSWLSRYYFSSFLGFLWFLHYVVFVRVFLFEFSLTYLKILLGMMSPILFLVFTEEVLAIFNLRLESYTYPLLLIVALFLSPVMMIKFFPVKVLTNLKARELVLGFFKTFKVTIREIYVLQDFGKKVYTAGVIGFFPKFRYIFFSQPLLDLLDEEELLGVLAHELGHIKNRHGLWLLLVLIGLPLFLTSIFFILLFLNQFLGLGFEAYLKRLPPYFVETLGVLGIVFLAYLYVRYVFGYFLRQFEREADFYALKILGNPKGIISSLIKIGEVSGQLYRKSWHHYGIFERVCFLQEAFSGRYVFKKHWLKIRLTLITFLMLNLVVILFFEFLG; encoded by the coding sequence GTGTTTTATGAAGACCTTATCTATCTTTGGGTAGGATTTCTTCTTTTTGAACTTTTTCCTGAAACCTCCTTTAGTTTTCCTATTTCTTTTTTAGTTCTCAAAGAAATTTTATTTGTTTTAACCCTTCTATTTTGTAAAAAATTTTTGAGGTCTAAAGAATTTTCTATTGTGATGTTTAATTTTTTTAATCTTTTAGTAATGGGTTTATTTGTGGTTGACCTTGGTCTGTTTGGGGTTAAATCGTGGTTATCTCGATATTATTTTTCATCTTTTTTAGGGTTTTTGTGGTTTTTACATTACGTAGTTTTTGTAAGAGTTTTTCTTTTTGAATTTTCTTTGACCTATTTAAAAATACTTCTTGGTATGATGAGCCCGATCCTTTTTTTGGTCTTCACCGAAGAAGTTTTAGCCATTTTTAACCTTAGGTTAGAAAGTTATACTTATCCTTTGTTGTTAATAGTGGCATTGTTTCTTTCTCCGGTAATGATGATAAAATTTTTTCCGGTAAAAGTGTTAACCAACTTAAAGGCCAGAGAATTGGTTTTAGGGTTTTTTAAAACCTTTAAGGTTACGATAAGAGAGATTTATGTGCTTCAAGACTTTGGAAAAAAGGTTTATACCGCCGGGGTTATAGGTTTTTTCCCTAAGTTTAGGTATATCTTTTTCTCTCAGCCTTTATTAGACCTTTTAGACGAAGAAGAACTTTTAGGGGTTTTAGCCCATGAACTTGGACATATAAAAAATAGACATGGATTATGGTTGCTTTTGGTTTTGATAGGACTTCCTTTGTTTTTAACCTCAATTTTTTTTATACTTTTATTTTTAAATCAATTTTTAGGATTGGGTTTTGAAGCCTATTTAAAAAGGCTACCTCCTTATTTTGTAGAGACCTTAGGAGTTTTGGGAATAGTTTTTTTGGCTTACCTTTATGTAAGGTATGTTTTTGGTTATTTTTTAAGGCAGTTTGAGAGAGAGGCTGATTTTTATGCCTTAAAAATTCTTGGAAATCCAAAAGGGATAATCTCTTCTCTTATAAAAATAGGTGAGGTTTCTGGGCAACTCTACCGAAAAAGCTGGCATCATTATGGTATTTTTGAAAGGGTCTGTTTTTTGCAGGAGGCGTTCTCAGGAAGGTATGTTTTTAAAAAACATTGGTTAAAAATTAGGTTAACGCTAATCACTTTCTTGATGCTAAACCTGGTGGTGATTTTGTTTTTTGAATTTTTAGGTTGA
- a CDS encoding LD-carboxypeptidase: protein MEKSVKIAIFAPASLPDLEEYEKALAFLKNAGLEVFSLVEFTSKTPYQKAKELFSLLKDTSLDYLWAVRGGFGCVKLFPYLDGFLEKDVEFYPKPCLIGFSDITALHLYLYKRFKKTGIHAPNVVSLNYLKEKAWKELLGLILRKKKERILEGRALIEGEAEGLILGGNLITLASLCGTPYFSVDEPFILFIEETKEKPYRIERALLQIIFTVGAEKIKGLAVGDFGISEVKPLLEKVLPYLKKNLPVGYGFPVGHTSNNLPFFLGKRGCLKIFKNRALFSQKVG from the coding sequence ATGGAAAAATCGGTTAAAATAGCCATTTTTGCTCCGGCAAGTCTTCCTGACCTCGAAGAATACGAAAAAGCCTTAGCATTTCTTAAAAACGCTGGGCTTGAAGTTTTTTCCTTGGTTGAGTTTACCTCAAAAACCCCCTATCAAAAAGCTAAAGAACTTTTTTCCCTGCTAAAAGATACCTCTTTGGACTATCTGTGGGCAGTAAGAGGTGGTTTTGGGTGCGTTAAGCTTTTTCCTTATTTAGATGGGTTTTTAGAAAAGGATGTTGAGTTTTATCCTAAGCCTTGTTTGATAGGTTTTAGCGATATCACTGCCCTTCATCTTTATTTATATAAAAGGTTTAAAAAAACTGGAATACATGCTCCTAATGTGGTTAGTCTAAACTATTTAAAAGAAAAGGCTTGGAAAGAGCTTTTAGGTTTGATTTTAAGAAAAAAGAAAGAAAGAATTTTAGAAGGAAGGGCTTTAATCGAGGGGGAGGCAGAAGGCTTGATTTTAGGAGGAAACTTAATTACTTTAGCCAGCCTGTGCGGGACCCCTTATTTTTCTGTAGATGAACCTTTTATTCTTTTTATAGAGGAAACTAAAGAAAAACCTTACAGGATAGAAAGGGCGCTTCTTCAGATAATTTTTACGGTTGGGGCCGAAAAGATCAAAGGTTTGGCTGTAGGAGACTTTGGAATATCAGAAGTCAAACCCCTCTTAGAAAAAGTTTTACCCTATTTAAAGAAAAATCTCCCAGTAGGGTATGGGTTTCCTGTAGGACATACCTCAAACAACCTTCCTTTCTTTTTAGGAAAACGGGGATGTTTAAAAATTTTTAAAAATAGGGCACTTTTTTCTCAAAAAGTAGGTTAG
- a CDS encoding chemotaxis protein CheX: protein MNAQAIADCVKKAVEEVIGMYLMKTPVLKETKVRQDNEGFKDVSVIVGLASDKLEGVLIVSYNKGIIFEFMKNILGEETTDLNKEAVDAAGELTNQISGVFRRELEKFGLKLEGSTPSIVTGVDHKIEIPSKIPRVSFLYSLGDGLDLIVEFGLGKK from the coding sequence ATGAACGCTCAGGCTATCGCAGATTGTGTAAAAAAGGCTGTAGAAGAGGTTATCGGAATGTATCTCATGAAAACACCGGTTTTAAAAGAGACCAAAGTAAGGCAGGACAACGAAGGCTTTAAGGATGTTTCAGTAATCGTAGGGTTAGCCTCAGACAAGCTCGAAGGGGTTCTTATCGTGAGCTACAACAAGGGCATCATCTTTGAGTTTATGAAAAACATCTTAGGGGAAGAAACCACAGACCTTAACAAAGAGGCGGTTGACGCCGCCGGTGAGCTTACCAACCAGATAAGCGGTGTTTTTAGAAGGGAACTTGAAAAGTTTGGATTAAAGCTTGAAGGATCCACCCCTTCTATCGTTACCGGAGTAGACCATAAAATAGAAATACCAAGCAAAATCCCCAGGGTTTCCTTCTTGTATAGCTTGGGAGATGGGCTTGACCTTATCGTTGAGTTTGGTTTAGGAAAAAAATAA